One part of the Candidatus Methylomirabilota bacterium genome encodes these proteins:
- a CDS encoding NADH-quinone oxidoreductase subunit I, with amino-acid sequence MRLRQRFYVVEVVAGLALTGRHFFRNMGRHIAHALGRSDAKGAVTVQYPEEHRPYSPRLRSLHRLVRREDGSPRCVACMMCETVCPARCIYIVADEHPNPEIEKVPDRFDIDLGKCVFCGFCVEACPEDAIRMDTGILEFSSYSRTGMIYTKETLLSLEPAGPDGRPTSPVPIPADRRP; translated from the coding sequence ATGCGGCTCCGGCAGCGGTTCTACGTGGTCGAGGTGGTGGCGGGGCTGGCGCTGACTGGCCGCCACTTCTTCCGCAACATGGGGCGCCACATCGCCCACGCCCTCGGCCGGTCGGACGCCAAGGGCGCCGTCACCGTCCAGTACCCGGAGGAACACCGCCCGTACTCGCCGCGCCTGCGGAGCCTGCACCGCCTGGTGCGCCGCGAGGACGGCTCGCCCCGCTGCGTGGCCTGCATGATGTGCGAGACCGTGTGCCCGGCCCGTTGCATCTACATCGTCGCCGACGAGCACCCCAACCCCGAGATCGAGAAGGTCCCGGACCGCTTCGACATCGATCTGGGCAAGTGCGTGTTTTGCGGCTTCTGCGTGGAGGCCTGTCCGGAGGACGCCATCCGGATGGACACCGGCATCCTCGAATTCTCCTCCTACAGCCGGACGGGCATGATCTACACGAAGGAGACGCTGCTCAGCCTCGAGCCGGCGGGCCCCGACGGCCGCCCGACGTCGCCGGTCCCGATTCCGGCGGACCGGAGACCGTAA
- a CDS encoding NADH-quinone oxidoreductase subunit J gives MALAAFLLIAAVAVASALGLILKRNAIHGALFLVVNLGSIAALYLMLGAEFLAAAQVIVYAGAIMVLFVFAIMVLIPGKEETGPDPRRSYRLLAAPLGALLLFELAVVLATRWAAPATAPAPAGSVEAIGRLLFTDFLFPFELTSVLLLAAMVGVLLLARRRA, from the coding sequence ATGGCGCTCGCCGCGTTCCTGCTCATCGCCGCCGTGGCCGTGGCCTCGGCGCTCGGGCTCATCCTCAAGCGGAACGCCATCCACGGAGCCCTCTTCCTGGTGGTGAACCTCGGCAGCATCGCCGCGCTCTACCTGATGCTGGGCGCGGAGTTCCTGGCGGCGGCGCAGGTCATCGTCTACGCCGGGGCCATCATGGTGCTCTTCGTCTTCGCCATCATGGTGCTCATCCCCGGCAAGGAGGAGACGGGGCCCGACCCCCGGAGGTCGTACCGGCTGCTGGCGGCGCCGCTGGGCGCGCTGCTCCTGTTCGAGCTGGCCGTGGTGCTGGCGACCCGCTGGGCGGCTCCGGCCACGGCGCCGGCGCCCGCGGGAAGCGTCGAGGCGATCGGGCGGCTCCTCTTTACCGACTTCCTGTTCCCGTTCGAGCTGACCTCGGTGCTGCTGCTGGCGGCGATGGTCGGCGTGCTGCTGCTGGCCAGACGGCGGGCATGA
- the nuoK gene encoding NADH-quinone oxidoreductase subunit NuoK, translating to MIPEAYYLALSAMLFTIGAVGVVIRRNPLVIFMSIELALNAANLALVAFGHRHGSSEGQVLVFFVMAVAAAEVAVGLAIIVAIFRLRQRLSVDDLSLMRW from the coding sequence ATGATTCCCGAGGCCTACTACCTGGCGCTGTCGGCGATGCTGTTCACGATCGGCGCGGTGGGGGTCGTCATCCGGCGCAACCCGCTGGTGATCTTCATGTCGATCGAGCTGGCGCTGAACGCCGCCAATCTGGCGCTGGTGGCGTTCGGCCATCGGCACGGCAGCTCCGAGGGCCAGGTGCTGGTGTTCTTCGTCATGGCGGTGGCGGCCGCCGAGGTCGCCGTCGGGCTGGCCATCATCGTGGCCATCTTCCGCCTGCGCCAGCGCCTCAGCGTCGACGATCTCAGCCTCATGCGGTGGTAG
- the pdhA gene encoding pyruvate dehydrogenase (acetyl-transferring) E1 component subunit alpha: MAQKMQALNIDADLARRLLGEMMLIRRFEEKAAEAYALGKIGGFLHLYIGEEAVGVGATSVLRPDDYAISAYREHGHCLAKGSDPRRMMAELFGRRDGLCKGKGGSMHLFDKTVNFLGGHAIVGAHLPLAAGVGFAIKHRGGDQVIVCYFGDGAVPQGEFHEAMNLSALWKLPVIWICENNRYAMGTSLERALAQTEIWRFGEVYGIPGEAVDGMDVLAVRDSVARAVERARKQRVPALIEARTYRFRGHSMRDPAGAVYRTKEEVEREKQRDPIVLFRDRVLEAGLLAEADVRALEKDVNDRIDDAVTFADASPEPPVEWLLTDVYKEDAEGV, from the coding sequence ATGGCTCAGAAGATGCAGGCTCTGAACATCGACGCCGACCTGGCCCGGCGCCTCCTGGGCGAGATGATGCTCATCCGCCGCTTCGAGGAGAAGGCCGCGGAGGCCTACGCGCTCGGCAAGATCGGCGGCTTCCTGCACCTCTACATCGGCGAGGAGGCGGTGGGGGTGGGGGCGACTTCGGTGCTGCGGCCCGACGACTATGCGATCTCGGCGTACCGCGAGCACGGCCACTGCCTGGCCAAGGGCTCCGACCCGCGCCGCATGATGGCCGAACTGTTCGGCCGGCGCGACGGGCTCTGCAAGGGCAAGGGCGGCTCGATGCACCTGTTCGACAAGACGGTGAACTTCCTGGGGGGCCACGCCATCGTCGGCGCTCATCTGCCGCTGGCCGCCGGCGTCGGGTTCGCCATCAAGCACCGGGGCGGTGATCAGGTCATCGTCTGCTACTTCGGCGACGGGGCCGTCCCGCAGGGAGAGTTCCACGAGGCGATGAACCTCTCCGCGCTCTGGAAGCTGCCGGTGATCTGGATCTGCGAGAACAACCGCTACGCCATGGGGACCTCGCTGGAGCGGGCCCTGGCCCAGACGGAGATCTGGCGGTTCGGGGAGGTCTACGGCATCCCCGGCGAGGCCGTGGACGGGATGGACGTGCTGGCCGTCCGCGACAGCGTCGCCCGCGCCGTCGAGCGCGCCCGCAAACAGCGGGTACCGGCGTTGATCGAGGCGCGGACGTACCGCTTCCGCGGTCATTCCATGCGCGATCCCGCCGGCGCCGTCTACCGCACCAAGGAGGAGGTCGAGCGGGAGAAGCAGCGCGACCCCATCGTGCTCTTCCGGGACCGCGTGCTGGAGGCCGGGCTGCTGGCGGAGGCGGACGTGCGGGCGCTCGAAAAGGACGTCAACGACCGGATCGACGACGCGGTGACGTTCGCCGACGCCTCGCCGGAGCCGCCCGTCGAGTGGCTCCTGACCGACGTCTACAAGGAAGACGCCGAAGGCGTCTGA
- a CDS encoding dihydrolipoamide acetyltransferase family protein: MAVTKVVIPKLSEAMETGKIIKWLKKEGDRVQGGDILAEIETDKADVEMEAFGAGVLRKILVQAGDRAPVGALIAVIAEADEDIGGVLSQAPSPAAAPAVASAQPAPAATMSDRPAGVPPQPRSEDPAARTPAPSVGHAAPGAGAVAQKTPLRPEAAPVMAGPPPAGPSVSHGRVKASPLAKKIAAQAGVDLKLIQGSGPGGRIIRRDVETAASRAPAAPTVARPAVAAPAVGMPVAEYEDRPLSPMRATIAKRMALAKAPVPHFYVTSEVAMDRAWPLREELNALEGQPKISVNDLIVRACAIALLQHPGVNASFQGETFRIHHRAHIGIAVALDDGLITPVLRDCQAKSLGQIAVESRDLIERARARKLRTQELSGATFSISNLGMFDVADFSAIINPPEGAILAVGSVRRVPVVEGEAVTIGRRMSMTISCDHRVMDGAMGARFLQDVKRLLEEPLRLLV, from the coding sequence ATGGCCGTGACGAAGGTCGTCATACCGAAGTTATCAGAGGCTATGGAGACGGGGAAGATCATCAAATGGTTAAAGAAGGAAGGGGACAGGGTCCAGGGTGGCGATATCTTAGCCGAGATCGAGACGGACAAGGCCGATGTCGAGATGGAGGCGTTCGGCGCCGGCGTGCTCCGGAAGATCCTGGTGCAGGCCGGTGACCGCGCGCCCGTCGGCGCGCTGATCGCCGTCATCGCCGAGGCCGACGAGGACATCGGGGGCGTGCTCAGCCAGGCGCCGAGCCCCGCCGCCGCGCCGGCGGTCGCCTCCGCACAGCCGGCGCCGGCGGCGACCATGTCGGACCGCCCGGCGGGGGTGCCGCCGCAGCCGCGCAGCGAAGATCCAGCCGCGCGCACGCCGGCACCGTCCGTGGGACACGCGGCACCAGGGGCAGGCGCCGTTGCTCAGAAAACCCCACTTCGCCCCGAGGCCGCCCCCGTCATGGCCGGCCCCCCACCTGCGGGGCCGTCCGTCTCGCATGGTCGGGTGAAGGCCTCTCCGCTGGCCAAAAAGATCGCCGCCCAGGCCGGCGTGGATCTGAAGTTGATTCAGGGCTCGGGGCCCGGCGGCCGCATCATCCGCCGCGACGTCGAAACGGCGGCCAGCCGGGCGCCGGCGGCGCCGACGGTGGCGCGTCCGGCCGTCGCCGCGCCGGCCGTCGGCATGCCGGTAGCCGAGTACGAGGACCGTCCGCTCTCCCCGATGCGGGCCACGATTGCCAAGCGGATGGCGCTGGCCAAGGCCCCGGTCCCGCACTTCTACGTCACCTCGGAGGTGGCGATGGACCGGGCCTGGCCGCTGCGGGAGGAGTTGAACGCGCTCGAGGGCCAGCCGAAGATCTCGGTCAACGACCTGATCGTCCGGGCCTGCGCCATCGCGCTGCTCCAGCACCCCGGCGTGAACGCCTCCTTCCAGGGCGAGACGTTCCGCATCCACCACCGGGCGCACATCGGCATCGCGGTCGCGCTGGACGATGGCCTCATCACCCCGGTGCTCCGCGACTGCCAGGCGAAGTCGCTCGGCCAGATCGCCGTCGAGTCGCGCGATCTCATCGAGCGCGCGCGGGCGCGCAAGCTGCGGACCCAGGAGCTTTCGGGCGCGACGTTCTCCATCTCCAACCTCGGCATGTTCGACGTCGCGGACTTCTCGGCCATCATCAACCCGCCGGAAGGAGCCATCCTCGCGGTGGGCTCGGTGCGGCGGGTGCCCGTGGTCGAGGGCGAGGCCGTCACCATCGGCCGGCGGATGTCGATGACGATCTCCTGCGACCACCGCGTCATGGACGGCGCCATGGGCGCGCGCTTCCTGCAGGACGTGAAGCGGCTGCTGGAAGAGCCGCTGCGGTTGCTCGTATGA
- the lpdA gene encoding dihydrolipoyl dehydrogenase translates to MAAHKVDVAVIGTGPGGYVAAIRCAQLGLSVAAVEDDRPGGVCLNWGCIPTKALLRNAEVVHLFERAAEFGIRVQGFQADYAEAVKRSRQVADRMAKGVEFLFRKNKITLLPGTGTLRSPTTVELKGVRGTETIEARALILATGSEPKSLPGVGIDEKAVLSSNGAVRQERAPKSLVVIGAGAVGVEFADVYASYGTQVTILEALPRLVPVEDEEVSSQLARSFGRRGMTLKTGVKVTSVKPGGAGVVVETDGGRFEAEQILMAVGRAAKVKGLGLETLGVALDRGFVKVSPRMETSVQGVYAIGDMAGPPLLAHKAMAEGVVAAEAIAGREPRPIDYTNVPSCTYCRPQIASIGLTEARAKGNGREITVGKFPFTASGKAAALGDTEGFVKVVADKATGEILGVHILGPEATEVIHEFAVGRTLEATLEEIIHTIHAHPTLSEAALEATLGALGQAIHI, encoded by the coding sequence ATGGCAGCGCATAAGGTCGACGTCGCCGTCATCGGCACCGGACCCGGCGGGTACGTCGCGGCCATCCGCTGCGCACAGCTCGGGCTCAGCGTCGCCGCGGTCGAGGACGACCGCCCCGGCGGCGTCTGCCTCAACTGGGGCTGCATCCCGACCAAGGCGCTCTTGCGTAACGCCGAGGTCGTCCACCTCTTCGAGCGCGCCGCGGAGTTCGGTATCCGCGTGCAGGGCTTTCAGGCCGACTACGCGGAGGCCGTGAAGCGGAGCCGCCAGGTCGCCGACCGGATGGCCAAGGGCGTGGAGTTCCTCTTCCGGAAGAACAAGATCACGCTGCTGCCCGGCACCGGCACGCTCCGGAGCCCGACGACCGTCGAGCTCAAGGGCGTGCGGGGGACCGAGACCATCGAGGCGCGGGCGCTGATCCTAGCCACGGGCTCGGAGCCGAAGTCGCTGCCCGGCGTCGGCATCGACGAGAAGGCCGTCCTCTCGTCCAACGGCGCCGTGAGGCAGGAGCGCGCGCCGAAGTCGCTCGTCGTCATCGGCGCCGGCGCGGTCGGCGTCGAGTTCGCCGACGTCTACGCCTCCTACGGCACCCAGGTGACGATCCTCGAGGCGCTGCCGCGCCTCGTCCCGGTGGAGGACGAGGAGGTCTCGAGCCAGCTCGCGCGCTCGTTCGGTCGCCGCGGCATGACCCTCAAGACCGGCGTGAAGGTGACCTCCGTCAAGCCCGGTGGCGCCGGCGTCGTCGTCGAGACGGACGGCGGCCGGTTCGAGGCCGAGCAGATCTTGATGGCGGTAGGGCGAGCCGCGAAGGTGAAGGGGCTGGGGCTGGAAACGCTCGGTGTCGCGCTCGATCGCGGCTTCGTGAAGGTGTCGCCGCGGATGGAGACGTCGGTCCAGGGCGTCTACGCCATCGGCGACATGGCCGGCCCGCCGCTCCTCGCCCATAAGGCGATGGCCGAGGGCGTCGTCGCCGCCGAGGCCATCGCGGGCCGGGAGCCGCGGCCGATCGACTATACCAACGTGCCGTCCTGCACCTACTGTCGCCCCCAGATCGCCTCGATCGGGCTGACGGAAGCGCGGGCAAAAGGGAACGGCCGTGAGATCACCGTGGGCAAGTTCCCGTTCACCGCCAGCGGCAAGGCCGCGGCCCTCGGCGACACGGAAGGGTTCGTCAAGGTCGTCGCCGACAAGGCGACCGGCGAGATCCTGGGCGTCCACATCCTGGGGCCCGAAGCGACCGAGGTGATCCACGAGTTTGCCGTCGGACGCACCCTGGAGGCGACACTCGAGGAGATCATCCACACCATTCACGCGCATCCGACGCTGTCCGAGGCGGCGCTGGAGGCGACGCTCGGCGCCCTCGGCCAGGCCATCCACATCTAG
- a CDS encoding DUF4337 domain-containing protein produces MAEVELPGLEELEDKRDKAFSRRVALTTAIYAVALAIAQQQSSDQWAFYQAKVIREHHYRAQKLMLEAQLTEPSSLKGPERARFEALARTFADEEKRYNAEKKDLEKDARKLEKERDHHRAKDPYFDYAEVLLQIGIVTASVSILSASRPMFWFSLALAILGALLTINGFTLLVKVPLLHEAH; encoded by the coding sequence GTGGCTGAGGTCGAGCTGCCCGGTCTGGAGGAGCTCGAGGACAAGCGCGACAAGGCGTTCAGCCGACGCGTCGCCCTGACCACTGCCATCTACGCGGTGGCCCTGGCCATCGCCCAGCAGCAGTCCTCTGACCAGTGGGCTTTCTACCAGGCGAAGGTCATCCGCGAGCACCATTACCGGGCCCAGAAGCTGATGCTCGAGGCCCAGCTCACCGAGCCGTCCAGCCTCAAGGGGCCGGAGCGGGCGCGGTTCGAGGCACTGGCCCGGACCTTCGCCGACGAGGAGAAGCGCTACAACGCCGAGAAGAAGGACCTCGAGAAGGACGCCCGGAAGCTCGAGAAGGAGCGCGATCACCACCGCGCGAAGGACCCCTACTTCGATTACGCCGAGGTCCTTCTCCAGATCGGCATCGTAACGGCCTCGGTCTCCATCCTGTCGGCCTCGCGCCCCATGTTCTGGTTCTCGCTGGCACTGGCCATTCTCGGCGCGTTGCTGACGATCAACGGGTTCACGCTCCTGGTCAAGGTCCCCCTCCTGCACGAGGCCCACTAG
- a CDS encoding YtxH domain-containing protein: MSNEKGDPGGYLGWFFFGAALGAALAYLTTPRTGSQARELLTERSGDVAKRAQEWATQAQTQAGEWLDKSREMFEDQTQRLITAFEAGKEAMREEIKKWSTSARG; this comes from the coding sequence ATGAGTAACGAAAAGGGCGACCCGGGAGGTTATCTGGGCTGGTTCTTCTTCGGCGCCGCGCTGGGCGCCGCGCTCGCCTACCTGACGACGCCGCGCACCGGGAGCCAGGCGCGCGAGCTCCTCACCGAGCGGAGCGGTGACGTCGCCAAGCGTGCGCAGGAGTGGGCGACCCAGGCCCAGACCCAGGCCGGCGAGTGGCTCGACAAGAGCCGCGAGATGTTCGAGGACCAGACGCAGCGCCTCATCACGGCGTTCGAGGCGGGCAAGGAAGCGATGCGGGAAGAGATCAAGAAGTGGTCGACGTCGGCGCGTGGCTGA
- a CDS encoding acyl-CoA carboxylase subunit beta, whose protein sequence is MSLQERFDELHRRHAQAELAGGEERVRRQHKAGKKTARERLDLLLDPGSFMEIDKFVVHQCHDFGMAEQKIPGDGVVTGSGRVHARPVFVFAQDFTVFGGSLSEAYARKICKVMDLAMKTGAPIIGLNDSGGARIQEGVVSLAGYADIFLRNTLASGVVPQISAILGPCAGGAVYSPAITDFTFMVQNTSYMFVTGPDVIKAVTHETVSAEELGGATTHGTISGVAHFAADSEEECLALIRELLTFLPPNNMEDPPLRPTLDPVDRRDEALQSIVPDQPHRAYDMSTIIRTVVDDHYFLEVHAAFAPNIIVGFGRLGGRPVGIVANQPAHLAGCLDINASVKAARFVRFCDCFNIPLVTFEDVPGFLPGTAQEHGGIIKHGAKLLYAFCEATVPKLTVITRKAYGGAYCVMSSKHVRGDANFAYPTAEIAVMGPDGAVSILYRRELEAAPDSAAFREATTREYHEKFANPWVAAERGYVDEVIEPRDTRARLIAALELTHTKRDANPPKKHGNIPL, encoded by the coding sequence ATGTCTCTCCAGGAACGCTTCGACGAGCTGCACCGGCGCCACGCTCAGGCCGAGCTGGCGGGCGGGGAGGAGCGCGTCCGGCGGCAGCACAAGGCGGGCAAGAAGACGGCGCGCGAGCGCCTCGACCTGCTCCTGGATCCGGGGTCGTTCATGGAGATCGACAAGTTCGTCGTGCACCAGTGCCATGACTTCGGCATGGCGGAGCAGAAGATCCCCGGCGACGGCGTCGTCACCGGCTCCGGCCGGGTCCACGCCCGGCCGGTGTTCGTCTTCGCCCAAGACTTCACCGTGTTCGGCGGCTCGCTGTCGGAAGCGTACGCGCGCAAGATCTGCAAGGTCATGGACCTGGCGATGAAGACAGGGGCGCCGATCATCGGGCTCAACGACTCGGGCGGCGCCCGCATCCAGGAGGGCGTGGTCTCCCTGGCGGGGTACGCCGACATCTTCCTCCGCAATACCCTGGCCTCGGGCGTGGTGCCGCAGATCTCGGCGATCCTGGGCCCCTGCGCGGGTGGGGCCGTGTACTCGCCGGCCATCACCGACTTCACGTTCATGGTCCAGAACACGTCATACATGTTCGTGACGGGGCCCGACGTCATCAAGGCGGTCACCCACGAGACCGTCTCGGCCGAGGAGCTGGGCGGCGCGACGACCCACGGCACGATCTCCGGCGTGGCCCATTTTGCGGCGGACAGCGAGGAGGAATGCCTGGCCCTCATCCGCGAGCTGCTGACCTTCCTGCCTCCGAACAACATGGAGGACCCGCCGCTCCGACCCACGCTCGATCCCGTCGATCGGCGCGACGAAGCGCTGCAGTCGATCGTGCCCGACCAGCCCCACCGGGCGTATGACATGTCGACGATCATCCGGACGGTCGTCGATGATCACTATTTCCTCGAAGTCCACGCGGCTTTCGCTCCGAACATCATCGTCGGCTTCGGGCGGCTGGGCGGCCGGCCCGTCGGTATCGTCGCCAACCAGCCGGCCCACCTGGCCGGCTGCCTCGACATCAACGCCTCGGTGAAGGCCGCGCGCTTCGTGCGCTTCTGCGACTGCTTCAACATCCCGCTGGTGACGTTCGAGGACGTGCCGGGCTTCCTGCCGGGCACGGCGCAGGAGCACGGCGGCATCATCAAGCACGGGGCCAAGCTCCTCTACGCCTTCTGCGAGGCGACCGTGCCCAAGCTCACCGTCATCACCCGCAAGGCGTACGGCGGCGCCTACTGCGTCATGTCCTCCAAGCACGTCCGCGGCGATGCGAACTTCGCGTACCCGACCGCCGAGATCGCCGTCATGGGCCCCGACGGGGCGGTGAGCATTCTCTACCGCCGGGAGCTGGAGGCAGCGCCGGACTCAGCCGCGTTCAGGGAGGCCACGACGCGCGAGTACCATGAGAAGTTCGCCAACCCCTGGGTGGCCGCGGAGCGCGGCTACGTCGACGAGGTCATCGAGCCCCGGGACACGCGCGCGCGGCTCATCGCCGCGCTGGAGCTGACCCACACCAAGCGGGACGCCAACCCGCCCAAGAAACACGGGAACATCCCCCTATGA
- a CDS encoding methylmalonyl-CoA mutase family protein — protein sequence MTDRGRERKGLFTTSWAAPLKPAYGPADVPEEGRGGALGAPGEFPFTRGIHPTMYRGRLWTMRQYAGFGSAAETNKRYRFLLEQGQTGLSVAFDLPTQMGHDPDSPLAYGEVGKVGVSIAGVDDMADLFEGIPLGRVSTSMTINATASILLALYIVVGRRQGVPPERLAGTTQNDILKEYIARGTYIFPPGPSMRLVTDMFAYCRDRVPRWNTISISGYHMREAGCTAVQEVAFTLANAVAYVQAALSAGLAVDEFAPQLSFFFNAHNNLVEEVAKFRAARRLWARLMRDRFGARDPRSLMLRFHAQTAGSMLTAQQPENNIVRVAVQALAAVLGGCQSLHTNSMDEALALPTERAVRIALRTQQILAYESGVADTADPLGGAFVVERLTRDIEAAAEAYIQKIDDLGGSVAAVAFMQREIQDAAYRYQREVEDKARIVVGVNEFVTEDPPPANLFQLDAGIGEALAQRVARFRAGRPRDAALRALDALEPGARAGANLMPLIVDAVEASVTLGEICERLRGVFGTHQPSVTF from the coding sequence ATGACGGACCGGGGCCGGGAGCGCAAGGGGCTCTTCACGACGTCCTGGGCCGCGCCGCTGAAGCCCGCCTACGGGCCCGCCGATGTTCCGGAGGAGGGCCGCGGCGGGGCACTGGGCGCGCCCGGGGAGTTTCCCTTCACGCGCGGCATCCACCCGACGATGTACCGCGGCCGGCTGTGGACGATGCGGCAGTACGCCGGCTTCGGCTCGGCGGCCGAGACGAACAAGCGCTACCGCTTCCTCCTCGAGCAGGGCCAGACGGGCCTCAGCGTGGCCTTCGACCTGCCCACCCAGATGGGGCACGATCCCGACTCGCCCCTGGCCTACGGGGAAGTGGGCAAGGTGGGCGTGTCGATCGCCGGCGTCGACGACATGGCCGATCTCTTCGAGGGCATCCCGCTCGGCCGTGTGTCGACGTCGATGACCATCAACGCCACCGCGTCCATCCTCCTCGCCCTCTACATCGTGGTGGGCCGGCGGCAGGGCGTGCCGCCGGAGCGTCTGGCCGGCACCACCCAGAACGACATCCTCAAGGAGTACATCGCCCGGGGCACGTACATCTTCCCGCCCGGCCCCTCGATGCGGCTGGTGACCGACATGTTCGCCTACTGCCGGGACCGCGTGCCCCGCTGGAACACCATCTCGATCTCGGGCTATCACATGCGCGAGGCGGGCTGCACCGCGGTCCAGGAGGTCGCGTTCACGCTCGCCAACGCCGTGGCCTACGTCCAGGCGGCGCTCAGCGCCGGGTTGGCCGTGGACGAGTTCGCGCCCCAGCTCTCGTTCTTCTTCAACGCCCACAACAACCTCGTCGAGGAGGTTGCGAAGTTCCGGGCGGCGCGTCGTCTCTGGGCCCGTCTCATGCGCGACCGCTTCGGGGCCCGCGACCCGCGCTCGCTGATGCTGCGCTTCCACGCCCAGACGGCCGGCAGCATGCTCACGGCCCAGCAGCCGGAGAACAACATCGTGCGGGTGGCGGTGCAGGCGCTGGCCGCCGTGCTGGGCGGCTGCCAGTCGCTGCACACCAACTCGATGGACGAGGCGCTGGCGCTGCCGACCGAGCGCGCCGTCCGCATCGCGCTGCGGACCCAGCAGATCCTGGCCTACGAGTCCGGCGTCGCCGACACCGCCGATCCCCTGGGGGGGGCGTTCGTCGTGGAGCGGCTGACCCGCGACATCGAGGCGGCGGCGGAGGCGTACATCCAGAAGATCGACGACCTGGGTGGCTCGGTGGCGGCGGTGGCTTTCATGCAGCGCGAGATCCAGGACGCGGCGTATCGCTACCAGCGCGAGGTGGAGGACAAGGCCCGCATCGTCGTCGGCGTCAACGAGTTCGTCACCGAAGACCCGCCGCCGGCGAACCTGTTCCAGCTCGACGCCGGCATCGGCGAGGCCCTCGCCCAGCGGGTCGCCCGCTTCCGGGCGGGCCGCCCCCGCGACGCGGCTCTGCGGGCGCTCGACGCCCTCGAGCCCGGCGCGCGGGCGGGGGCCAACCTCATGCCGCTCATCGTCGACGCCGTCGAGGCGTCGGTCACGCTGGGCGAGATCTGCGAGCGGCTGCGTGGCGTCTTCGGGACCCACCAGCCCTCGGTCACGTTCTGA
- a CDS encoding polyprenyl synthetase family protein, with protein sequence MPTPTLEQVLKERVAALVGEDLRTVEAEIRRQLDSPVALIQEMGGYIAGAGGKRLRPMLLLLAARLAGYRGPRSVRLACVVELLHTATLIHDDVVDQAPLRRGRPSANAQWGDDASILVGDHLYSKSFAMLVRDNDRAVMETLARATVSMTEAEVFQLERKRSGVTTEADYLRIITQKTASFISACCRIGALLGGIPAAQVEALTRYGLDVGVAFQISDDSLDFIADQDRLGKAIGSDLREGKLTLPLIAMLDRAPQWDAERVRGLLKRRALAPAEIEEIRRLVLKHDGVEYARERASAYAQAAKADLETFPPSDEREILALIADFVVDRDR encoded by the coding sequence GTGCCGACCCCTACCCTCGAGCAGGTCCTCAAGGAGCGCGTCGCTGCGCTGGTGGGGGAGGACCTCCGGACCGTCGAGGCGGAGATCCGCCGCCAGCTCGATTCCCCCGTCGCGCTGATCCAGGAGATGGGCGGCTACATCGCGGGGGCCGGCGGCAAGCGCCTGCGGCCGATGCTCCTGCTGCTGGCGGCGCGCCTGGCCGGCTACCGCGGTCCCCGGTCGGTGCGGCTGGCCTGCGTCGTGGAGCTGCTCCACACGGCGACGTTGATCCACGACGACGTCGTGGACCAGGCGCCGCTCCGGCGGGGGCGGCCATCGGCCAACGCCCAGTGGGGCGACGACGCCTCCATCCTCGTCGGTGATCACCTCTACTCGAAATCCTTCGCCATGCTCGTGCGCGACAACGATCGCGCCGTCATGGAGACGCTGGCCCGCGCCACGGTATCGATGACCGAGGCGGAGGTGTTCCAGCTGGAGCGCAAGCGGAGCGGGGTGACGACGGAGGCGGACTACCTCCGGATCATCACCCAGAAGACGGCCTCCTTCATCTCGGCGTGCTGCCGCATCGGCGCGCTGCTGGGCGGGATCCCCGCGGCCCAGGTGGAGGCGCTGACGCGCTACGGCCTCGACGTCGGCGTGGCGTTCCAGATCTCGGACGACTCGCTGGACTTCATCGCCGACCAGGACCGGCTGGGCAAGGCGATCGGCAGCGACCTCCGGGAGGGCAAGCTGACGCTGCCCCTGATCGCGATGCTGGACCGCGCCCCTCAGTGGGACGCCGAGCGCGTGCGCGGCCTCCTCAAGCGCCGGGCGCTGGCCCCCGCCGAGATCGAGGAGATCCGGCGCCTGGTGCTCAAGCACGACGGCGTCGAGTACGCCCGGGAGCGCGCGTCCGCTTACGCGCAGGCGGCCAAGGCCGACCTGGAGACGTTCCCGCCGTCGGACGAGCGGGAGATCCTCGCGCTCATCGCGGACTTCGTCGTTGATCGCGACCGCTGA
- a CDS encoding PIN domain-containing protein, translating into MPPPRIFVDTGAWFALQTTDDRYHRRAREAFPKLLTRFQTLVTTNHVVGETYTLLRTAKGYAAARGFLDILDRSPRLERYFVSAELEGEAVALLHRYSEHPFSFVDGTSFAVMRRERIQYAFAFDAHFSIAGFVRVPGE; encoded by the coding sequence GTGCCTCCGCCCCGCATTTTCGTCGATACCGGAGCATGGTTCGCCCTCCAGACCACCGATGATCGGTATCACCGGCGAGCCCGCGAGGCCTTCCCAAAGCTCTTGACCAGATTCCAGACCCTGGTCACCACAAACCACGTGGTGGGAGAGACCTATACCTTGTTGCGGACCGCCAAAGGCTACGCGGCCGCCCGCGGCTTCCTCGACATTCTCGATCGCAGTCCCAGGCTCGAGCGTTATTTCGTGTCCGCGGAGCTTGAGGGAGAGGCGGTGGCCCTGCTTCATCGCTATTCCGAGCATCCGTTCAGCTTCGTGGATGGCACCAGCTTCGCCGTCATGAGAAGGGAACGCATCCAGTACGCGTTTGCCTTTGACGCACATTTCTCGATCGCCGGCTTCGTCCGCGTCCCAGGGGAATAG